A genomic region of Thermodesulfobacteriota bacterium contains the following coding sequences:
- a CDS encoding ParB N-terminal domain-containing protein produces MSLADILPDDRTYLITTEKDKDDTCLERSIAQVGLLSPPILQPAGEGVCRVVTGFRRLAVLRRLNFSKAPCRLVNPATDALACLKIAIADNAWQRSLNTGEQSRAVYKLRRLIDDPKDLRPVAASLGLPSSPDAIDKLLAIHALPEAVFNLVAAGSLAFSTGLSLAAMAEPEVLELAGLFTDLKLGVNRQREALLLIQEITAVEGISCLDLLVDIRRQAVVNEPGADRGLRCDQLFRYLHRRRFPHLSRAEEEFAEKVRALKPGPRAKLSPPADFEGPDYTLSLTFRNRKDLDAHLALLRRIIDGDLISGEK; encoded by the coding sequence GTGAGCCTCGCCGATATTCTGCCCGATGACCGGACGTACCTGATTACCACGGAAAAAGACAAGGACGATACCTGCCTGGAACGGTCCATCGCCCAGGTCGGTCTCCTGTCCCCGCCGATTCTTCAACCCGCGGGCGAGGGCGTCTGTCGTGTGGTGACAGGCTTCCGGCGCCTGGCCGTCCTCCGCCGCCTGAATTTTTCCAAAGCCCCCTGCCGTCTGGTGAATCCGGCAACAGACGCACTGGCCTGCCTGAAGATCGCCATTGCCGATAACGCCTGGCAGCGTTCGCTAAATACCGGCGAACAGTCCCGGGCGGTCTATAAACTCCGCCGGTTAATCGACGACCCTAAAGACCTTCGCCCTGTGGCGGCTTCGCTCGGTCTGCCGTCGTCACCCGACGCCATTGATAAATTACTGGCGATTCATGCCCTGCCTGAGGCTGTCTTTAATCTTGTTGCCGCAGGCAGCCTGGCGTTTTCCACGGGCCTGTCTCTGGCGGCCATGGCTGAACCGGAGGTTCTGGAACTGGCCGGACTTTTCACCGATCTGAAACTGGGCGTAAACCGGCAGCGGGAGGCGCTGCTGCTCATTCAGGAGATCACGGCTGTCGAAGGGATTTCATGCCTGGATCTGCTTGTCGATATCCGACGCCAGGCCGTGGTCAACGAACCGGGAGCCGACCGCGGACTGCGCTGCGATCAGCTTTTCCGTTATCTTCACCGGCGCCGCTTTCCTCACCTTTCCCGGGCCGAAGAGGAATTCGCCGAAAAAGTCAGGGCGCTAAAACCCGGACCCCGGGCAAAACTTTCGCCTCCCGCCGATTTTGAAGGCCCGGATTATACCCTTTCTCTGACTTTCAGAAACCGGAAAGACTTAGACGCTCATCTGGCCCTCCTGCGGCGGATCATAGACGGCGATCTGATCAGCGGGGAAAAATGA
- a CDS encoding PilZ domain-containing protein, protein MTLHHRKHERVNSLNLLSYSCFNDARETVAQGMGRTLNVSEGGILLETHVQIEPQYAVCLSIGFQEEVTDVMGKIVYSKKGDNDRWQSGIEFLNPDADARRIIKKYIEAFTRHQTASDKTE, encoded by the coding sequence ATGACATTGCATCATCGAAAACATGAGCGGGTAAATTCTTTGAATTTATTGTCCTATTCTTGCTTCAATGACGCCCGGGAAACGGTCGCCCAGGGTATGGGCCGAACGCTTAACGTCAGTGAAGGCGGAATCCTGCTGGAAACCCACGTGCAGATCGAGCCGCAATACGCGGTTTGTCTGTCCATCGGTTTCCAGGAAGAGGTGACGGATGTCATGGGCAAAATCGTTTACAGCAAAAAAGGAGATAACGACCGCTGGCAGTCCGGCATCGAGTTCCTCAACCCGGACGCTGACGCCCGGCGCATCATTAAAAAATACATCGAGGCGTTTACCCGGCATCAGACGGCCTCTGACAAGACGGAGTAG
- a CDS encoding methyl-accepting chemotaxis protein, which yields MNSKKFMTRVLTVILAAVTFHILGIEFLIFFVMAPSVREFAAMLLYPLPLAVALIIAYIVITGYFLKPVLLLLRKIENGSSPEDGLLALAQDRCINLSYFLSGLSFPAYIIGGGGGVWIIRQIYPHWPPHIMVYGFLAGIIAGLLTIPMSQAGTDWAIQPAMETMKDIPGFDLARSAGIGVPLRVKFVIIVVVMVIGITGYSAIIGYNRVTTVIDNMQQIEALLPVEAASLLTDKARGSEDTRIKSSAFFLSRMGSLKLLFIGIILIGSLLSLVVAYAAADAMTRPLKMFAGVAERIKNGRFNETIAIISNDEFAELGASFNRMTDTLLTHLKKNELLINSIGEAVDILNPLSQELVSIADQHALGSIQQAAATENAEESGRKIAETARQIAENAADVARSSAQTRDNTREARQRLTETGVRLEEIAGKMEHIARAVTLLKQQSQEIDGIVEAIKKISGKTNILSLNAGIEAIKSGEAGRRFGMVAEEIRQLAQDTGKSAKRIRKNIERIQESVAMSITYARAGEQSVGDGKNAMKQMTAQFEEIARANEAAVRDLETIEAMTAEQAQANEKLNGILSTIRLTAHDTSASSEQTHSSIKDLKRLINQLRSHTRLHQQ from the coding sequence ATGAATTCAAAAAAATTTATGACCCGGGTGTTGACGGTTATCCTGGCCGCCGTTACCTTCCACATCCTGGGTATTGAATTTCTCATCTTTTTCGTCATGGCGCCTTCTGTCCGCGAATTTGCGGCCATGCTGCTCTATCCCCTGCCCCTGGCCGTCGCCCTGATTATCGCCTATATCGTCATCACCGGCTATTTTCTCAAACCCGTTCTGCTGCTGCTTCGGAAAATTGAAAACGGATCTTCACCGGAAGACGGACTCCTTGCCCTGGCCCAGGACCGCTGCATCAACCTGTCCTATTTTCTGTCCGGCCTCTCCTTCCCGGCATATATTATCGGCGGCGGCGGCGGCGTCTGGATCATCCGCCAGATTTACCCGCACTGGCCGCCGCATATTATGGTTTACGGTTTTCTGGCAGGCATCATCGCCGGGCTGCTCACCATTCCCATGTCCCAGGCCGGCACCGACTGGGCCATCCAACCGGCCATGGAAACCATGAAGGACATTCCCGGTTTTGATCTGGCACGCTCGGCCGGCATCGGCGTACCCTTGCGGGTTAAATTCGTCATTATCGTCGTCGTGATGGTCATCGGCATCACCGGATACAGCGCCATCATCGGTTACAACCGGGTCACCACCGTTATCGACAACATGCAGCAGATCGAAGCCCTTCTCCCGGTGGAAGCCGCTTCCCTGCTGACAGACAAGGCCCGGGGCTCGGAAGACACTCGCATCAAATCCTCGGCGTTCTTCCTGTCGCGGATGGGCAGTCTGAAACTGCTTTTTATCGGCATCATTCTGATCGGTTCCCTGCTGTCCCTGGTCGTGGCCTATGCCGCCGCCGACGCCATGACCCGCCCGCTGAAAATGTTCGCGGGGGTCGCGGAGCGGATAAAGAACGGCCGTTTCAACGAAACCATTGCCATCATCAGTAATGATGAATTCGCCGAGCTGGGCGCCTCGTTCAACCGCATGACCGACACACTGCTGACCCATTTAAAGAAGAATGAACTGCTGATCAACAGCATCGGGGAAGCCGTGGATATTCTCAACCCTCTGTCGCAGGAACTGGTCTCTATCGCCGATCAGCACGCCCTGGGCAGCATTCAGCAGGCGGCCGCCACCGAGAACGCCGAGGAAAGCGGACGGAAAATCGCGGAAACCGCCCGGCAGATCGCCGAGAATGCGGCGGATGTGGCCCGAAGCAGCGCCCAGACCCGCGACAACACCCGTGAAGCGCGGCAGCGCCTGACCGAGACCGGCGTTCGGCTGGAGGAAATCGCCGGTAAAATGGAACATATCGCCAGAGCCGTAACGTTGCTGAAGCAGCAGTCCCAGGAAATCGACGGCATCGTTGAGGCCATCAAGAAAATCAGCGGAAAAACCAATATTCTTTCCCTGAACGCCGGAATCGAAGCCATTAAATCCGGGGAAGCGGGCAGGCGCTTCGGGATGGTCGCCGAAGAGATCAGGCAACTGGCCCAGGACACCGGCAAGTCCGCCAAGCGCATCCGCAAAAATATTGAGCGAATCCAGGAATCCGTGGCCATGTCCATCACCTATGCCCGGGCGGGCGAACAATCCGTGGGAGACGGCAAAAACGCCATGAAGCAGATGACGGCTCAGTTTGAGGAAATTGCCAGGGCCAACGAGGCCGCCGTCCGCGACCTGGAAACCATTGAAGCCATGACGGCCGAGCAGGCCCAGGCCAATGAAAAACTAAATGGAATCCTGTCCACCATCCGTTTGACCGCTCACGACACCTCGGCCTCTTCCGAGCAGACTCACAGTTCGATCAAAGATCTGAAGCGGCTGATCAACCAGTTAAGATCCCATACCCGTCTGCATCAGCAGTAA
- a CDS encoding enoyl-CoA hydratase-related protein, translating to MSYQNLVIEINNYVATVMINHPPVNSVNLATIQDIEKAFDELEASKDVRVIILTGAGDKSFSAGFDVSDAGNAAKAGEEGQRVWTKIFRYTKPVIAAVNGFAFGGGCELAMACHFRLMSDAPKAKIGLTELNLGIIPGWGGTQRMTVLLGRSKALDLILFSKRLSAAEALEIGLVDKVCPADKLMEEARAMAEKLINRPPLGVASVLKAIATGIDWGFDKGLQTELEGTNRVSRSADAMEGFLAFMQKRDPVFKGE from the coding sequence ATGTCGTATCAGAATTTAGTCATTGAAATTAATAATTACGTAGCCACCGTGATGATCAACCATCCGCCGGTCAATTCCGTTAACCTGGCGACCATTCAAGATATTGAAAAGGCGTTTGATGAGCTCGAAGCCAGCAAAGACGTGCGGGTGATCATTCTCACCGGCGCCGGAGACAAGTCCTTTTCGGCCGGGTTCGACGTCAGCGACGCGGGCAATGCCGCCAAAGCCGGCGAAGAGGGCCAACGGGTCTGGACCAAGATTTTCCGGTACACCAAGCCGGTCATCGCCGCCGTCAACGGGTTCGCCTTCGGCGGCGGCTGTGAACTGGCCATGGCCTGCCATTTCCGGCTGATGTCCGACGCGCCCAAGGCCAAGATCGGCCTGACCGAACTGAACCTGGGTATTATCCCCGGTTGGGGCGGCACCCAGCGCATGACCGTTCTGCTGGGCCGATCCAAGGCCCTGGACCTGATCCTGTTCAGCAAGCGCTTAAGCGCCGCCGAAGCCCTGGAAATCGGCCTGGTCGACAAGGTCTGCCCGGCCGACAAGCTGATGGAAGAGGCCCGGGCCATGGCGGAAAAACTGATCAACCGTCCGCCCCTGGGCGTGGCCAGCGTACTCAAAGCCATTGCCACCGGCATTGACTGGGGCTTTGACAAGGGCCTCCAGACCGAACTGGAAGGCACCAACCGGGTCTCCCGATCCGCCGACGCCATGGAAGGGTTCCTGGCCTTCATGCAGAAACGCGATCCGGTATTTAAGGGGGAGTAA
- a CDS encoding GTPase domain-containing protein produces the protein MAVFNINKREIECKIVYYGPGRGGKTTNLEYIFKAYKKQVKGEMVSIDTEGDRTLFFDFLPMELGKIKGCDVRVQLFTVPGQVQYSSTRKLVLKGADGVVFVADSMEIRREKNMLSLKDLQNNLKEYGLSIFKLPLVLQYNKRDLAKDNIPIMSIEQMEKDLNRQLKVPTFEASALNGDGVGQTLQACMRLTLQYLQKQLKWADQA, from the coding sequence ATGGCTGTTTTTAATATAAATAAACGGGAAATCGAATGTAAAATTGTTTATTACGGTCCGGGTCGGGGAGGGAAAACCACCAATCTTGAATATATTTTCAAGGCGTACAAAAAGCAGGTCAAGGGCGAAATGGTGTCCATCGATACCGAAGGCGACCGGACACTGTTTTTCGATTTCCTTCCCATGGAGCTGGGCAAGATAAAAGGCTGTGATGTGCGGGTGCAGCTGTTCACCGTTCCCGGCCAGGTCCAGTACAGCTCCACTCGAAAACTTGTTTTAAAAGGCGCCGACGGTGTTGTTTTTGTCGCCGATTCCATGGAAATCCGTCGGGAAAAGAACATGCTTTCATTAAAGGACCTGCAGAACAATTTAAAAGAATACGGCCTTAGCATTTTTAAACTTCCGCTGGTGCTTCAATATAATAAACGCGATCTGGCCAAAGACAATATTCCCATTATGTCGATTGAGCAGATGGAAAAAGACCTCAACCGCCAGTTGAAAGTTCCCACTTTTGAAGCCAGTGCTTTGAATGGTGACGGGGTTGGGCAGACTTTACAGGCCTGCATGCGACTAACGCTGCAATATCTGCAAAAGCAGTTAAAATGGGCGGATCAAGCATAA
- a CDS encoding DUF4388 domain-containing protein, which translates to MKSSVVFSGDLGYLNLGELIQLIGSNGSTGTLRIISKYVETPGLIHFKDGNPIEAKAMEKTGVDALYSLFGWMEGEFEFVKEPVPGKGSIKKSRMEIILDGLRLLDDGNIEVKGAVSIDTDGKSAEKDYLPVIKGPMIDYMDVVAEEEYQDGQPIVHEGKHGAWMWVILEGKIKICKETGGELVPLLKLGAGSFIGNLSSLGAEGYVRSATAVAADRVILGVLDRQRLNHEYSALSLDFRKIITSMDNRLKQVTELASTSKVKMMEMKQVSKDKKLIVKEGGKQDKLLTIVQGNAYIVKQFTKGDLLLCELKKDDFFGPLPFLNIGHEPASAAVYGTDDLETKPMSMEAIMEEHGRMSGTMANMIDNFANFIAATTGIALNIYQK; encoded by the coding sequence ATGAAAAGCAGTGTCGTTTTTTCCGGCGATTTGGGATATCTTAATCTGGGTGAGTTGATTCAACTCATCGGATCCAACGGCAGCACCGGTACGCTTCGTATTATCAGCAAGTATGTCGAAACCCCCGGGTTGATCCATTTCAAGGACGGCAACCCTATCGAAGCCAAAGCCATGGAGAAAACCGGAGTAGACGCGCTTTATTCCCTGTTCGGATGGATGGAAGGCGAATTTGAATTTGTCAAGGAGCCGGTTCCGGGCAAAGGTTCCATTAAGAAGAGCCGGATGGAAATCATCCTGGACGGGCTGCGGCTTCTGGACGACGGGAACATTGAGGTCAAGGGCGCGGTCAGCATTGACACAGACGGGAAAAGCGCCGAAAAGGATTACCTGCCCGTAATCAAGGGCCCGATGATCGACTACATGGATGTGGTCGCCGAAGAGGAATACCAGGACGGGCAGCCGATTGTGCACGAGGGGAAACACGGCGCCTGGATGTGGGTTATCCTGGAGGGGAAAATAAAAATCTGTAAAGAGACCGGTGGCGAGCTGGTTCCATTATTGAAACTGGGCGCCGGATCGTTTATCGGCAATCTGTCCTCCCTGGGGGCTGAGGGATATGTCCGGAGCGCTACCGCGGTGGCCGCGGATCGTGTCATTCTCGGGGTTCTGGACCGCCAGCGGTTGAATCATGAATATTCGGCGCTGTCTTTGGATTTCAGAAAAATTATCACCAGCATGGATAACCGGTTGAAGCAGGTTACCGAACTGGCCTCCACCAGCAAAGTTAAGATGATGGAAATGAAGCAGGTCTCCAAGGACAAGAAGCTGATCGTCAAGGAAGGCGGGAAGCAGGACAAGCTGCTTACCATTGTTCAGGGAAACGCCTATATCGTCAAACAGTTTACCAAGGGAGACCTGTTGCTTTGCGAATTGAAAAAAGATGATTTCTTCGGACCGCTGCCGTTTCTGAATATCGGGCACGAACCGGCTTCTGCGGCGGTTTACGGAACGGATGATCTTGAGACGAAACCAATGAGCATGGAAGCCATAATGGAAGAACACGGCAGGATGTCCGGCACCATGGCCAATATGATTGACAATTTTGCCAATTTTATAGCGGCTACCACCGGCATCGCGCTGAATATTTATCAGAAATAA
- a CDS encoding phosphoribosylaminoimidazolesuccinocarboxamide synthase translates to MKAVYQTDFPGLPLLKRGKVRDVYDLGDKLLIVATDRLSAFDVVMPDPVPEKGKILTQISLFWFEQMKDLVGNHLISSRVEDYPEICRPYADVLAGRSMLVKKARPLAIECVVRGYISGSGWNDYRKNGSVCGIALPAGLRESDRLPEPLFTPSTKADAGEHDVNISFEEAVALAGKDAAEAARDLSLAVYRRGVSIAEKRGIIIADTKFEFGYVNDELILIDEILTPDSSRFWPMEKYRPGGAQESFDKQFVRDYLLSLDWDKTPPAPSLPEDVIRITQSKYQEALRLLTR, encoded by the coding sequence ATGAAGGCGGTATACCAAACCGATTTTCCCGGCCTGCCCCTTTTAAAAAGAGGCAAGGTCCGCGATGTTTATGACCTGGGCGACAAACTGCTGATCGTCGCCACCGACCGGCTGTCGGCCTTTGACGTGGTCATGCCCGATCCGGTCCCGGAAAAGGGCAAAATTCTTACCCAGATTTCTCTTTTCTGGTTTGAGCAGATGAAGGATCTGGTCGGCAATCACCTGATTTCCAGCCGGGTCGAAGACTATCCCGAGATCTGCCGGCCTTACGCCGATGTCCTGGCCGGAAGAAGCATGCTGGTGAAAAAAGCCCGTCCGCTGGCCATCGAATGCGTCGTTCGGGGTTATATCTCCGGTTCCGGCTGGAATGATTACCGGAAAAACGGAAGCGTTTGCGGCATCGCCCTGCCTGCCGGCCTGCGCGAATCTGACCGCCTGCCCGAGCCTCTTTTCACGCCATCCACCAAGGCCGATGCCGGCGAGCATGATGTCAACATCTCTTTTGAAGAGGCCGTCGCCCTGGCCGGAAAAGACGCCGCCGAAGCCGCCCGCGACTTAAGCCTGGCGGTTTACCGCCGGGGCGTATCCATCGCGGAAAAACGCGGTATCATCATTGCCGACACCAAATTCGAATTCGGCTACGTCAATGACGAGTTGATTCTGATCGACGAGATCCTGACGCCGGATTCATCCCGATTCTGGCCCATGGAAAAATACCGGCCGGGAGGGGCACAGGAAAGTTTCGACAAGCAGTTCGTGCGGGACTACCTGCTCTCTCTGGACTGGGATAAAACCCCGCCGGCGCCGTCCCTGCCGGAAGATGTCATCAGGATTACTCAAAGCAAGTACCAGGAGGCTTTGAGGCTGCTGACCCGCTGA
- a CDS encoding ABC transporter permease, with protein sequence MKSTPISPNNIKNQYIIEARKGWRIIDLHELYQYRDLFWFFVWRDIKVLYKQTVLGFLWAIIRPVFSMIIFSVVFGRLAKIPSDGVPYPVFTYVALIPWTYFSTSFTNSAQSLVANANMITKVYFPRLVVPMTPVLAGLVDFVISFGILAVLMAWYGIAPSVYVLFLPALIFVMMLTAAGTGMWLSAMAIQFRDVRHAMSFLVQLLMYSAPVVWPVSLIPDKYRLLYGLYPMVGVIEGFRSTLLGSRPMPWDLITVGAVSASCIALSGAFYFCRMERIFADVA encoded by the coding sequence ATGAAAAGCACCCCAATAAGCCCGAACAATATCAAAAATCAGTATATTATCGAAGCGCGAAAAGGGTGGCGCATTATTGATCTCCACGAATTGTATCAGTACCGTGATCTATTCTGGTTTTTTGTTTGGCGTGATATTAAGGTTCTGTACAAACAAACTGTATTAGGCTTTTTGTGGGCGATTATCCGGCCGGTTTTTTCCATGATCATTTTTTCTGTTGTCTTTGGACGGTTGGCTAAAATCCCCAGCGACGGGGTGCCGTATCCGGTTTTCACCTATGTGGCCTTGATCCCCTGGACCTATTTTTCTACGTCGTTTACGAATTCCGCCCAAAGCTTGGTGGCAAACGCCAATATGATTACCAAAGTCTATTTCCCTCGACTGGTTGTTCCGATGACGCCTGTGCTGGCCGGACTGGTGGATTTTGTAATATCGTTCGGTATTCTTGCGGTGTTAATGGCTTGGTACGGTATTGCGCCTTCGGTATATGTTCTGTTTTTACCTGCATTGATTTTTGTAATGATGTTGACTGCGGCGGGTACTGGCATGTGGTTGTCTGCCATGGCCATTCAGTTCAGGGATGTACGCCATGCCATGTCCTTTCTCGTGCAGTTGCTGATGTATTCAGCTCCTGTTGTATGGCCAGTATCCCTTATACCAGACAAGTACCGGTTGCTTTATGGCCTCTATCCAATGGTCGGTGTCATTGAAGGGTTTCGTTCGACCCTGCTTGGCTCAAGGCCCATGCCGTGGGACCTCATTACTGTGGGGGCAGTCAGTGCTTCATGCATTGCGTTGTCCGGTGCATTTTATTTTTGCCGTATGGAACGCATCTTTGCCGATGTAGCATAA